In Lineus longissimus chromosome 9, tnLinLong1.2, whole genome shotgun sequence, one genomic interval encodes:
- the LOC135493482 gene encoding acid-sensing ion channel 5-like isoform X2: MAFSLAAWQISLRFVNFFSFPTNTDISRVYEMEKKFPAVTICNYNTFLKSKLTDDDYKLLNSAEELSHFYDISSSSLKEIMYKDLEKKYPGGGDVGQMISQKGWTLQDGSTLISCTFRGKPCDLSSWTHRFTAFGNCYTFNGDSSQKLTQILPGSSNGLTVELDILSDEYSTEVPQATRETGARFLVHPEYEPPYAVWEGLSVSPGTHANAGIKEKYHTNLGGPWGECDPGMKVSYSKQYTRSACVMECKRFYILEECHCKPVYQLGEGANCTLLQMACAKKVTHSINENFNWYCNCPVPCNFHEYDVQLSYSKLAGSRETKHQRKLDESYISKNIVGIGVYYEDLSFDHIQQQASIDAGSFLSDLGGQMGLFVGMSLLTMLEFIEYFMARTYMSFKGFTRGRISKSTEE; encoded by the exons ATGGCTTTCAGCCTGGCGGCTTGGCAGATCTCGCTGCGGTTTGTGAACTTCTTCAGCTTCCCGACGAATACAGATATATCGAGGGTCTATGAGATGGAGAAGAAGTTCCCTGCCGTTACAATCTGTAATTATAACAC CTTTCTCAAATCTAAACTGACAGACGACGACTACAAACTGCTCAACTCGGCGGAGGAACTGTCTCACTTCTATGACATCTCAAGCAGTAGTTTAAAAG AGATCATGTATAAAGACTTAGAGAAGAAGTATCCTGGTGGCGGTGATGTTGGACAGATGATCAGTCAGAAAGGATGGACGTTACAAGATGGATCCACTCTGATATCGTGTACATTTAGAGGAAAACCATGCGACCTGTCG AGCTGGACTCACAGATTCACTGCTTTCGGTAACTGCTATACATTTAATGGCGATTCTAGTCAAAAACTCACTCAGATCCTGCCGGGTTCTTCCAATGGACTCACAGTGGAACTAGATATACTAAGC GATGAATACTCAACCGAGGTACCTCAAGCCACTCGGGAGACTGGCGCGAGATTTCTTGTCCACCCCGAGTACGAGCCTCCCTATGCAGTATGGGAGGGTCTCTCAGTTAGCCCTGGCACCCATGCCAATGCCGGCATCAAGGAAAAATAT CACACGAACCTTGGGGGACCGTGGGGCGAATGTGACCCTGGTATGAAGGTGTCCTACTCCAAGCAGTATACAAGGTCAGCCTGCGTGATGGAGTGCAAGCGATTCTACATCCTGGAGGAGTGTCACTGTAAGCCCGTCTACCAACTAGGAGAGGGCGCCAACTGCACTCTCCTACAGATGGCGTGTGCGAAGAAGGTTACTC ATTCAATCAACGAAAACTTCAATTGGTATTGCAACTGTCCTGTTCCGTGTAACTTCCATGAGTATGATGTGCAACTCTCTTATTCCAAACTGGCCGGATCAAGAGAAACCAAGCATCAAAGAAAACTAGACGAATCCTATATTTC CAAGAACATCGTGGGTATAGGCGTGTATTATGAGGACCTGAGCTTTGATCATATTCAACAGCAAGCGAGCATTGATGCTGGATCTTTCCTCA GCGACCTCGGGGGTCAAATGGGCCTATTCGTCGGGATGAGTCTGCTGACTATGCTGGAGTTCATCGAGTATTTCATGGCGAGGACCTACATGTCCTTCAAGGGATTCACCAGAGGAAGGATCTCAAAGTCAACCGAGGAATAA
- the LOC135493936 gene encoding angiotensin-converting enzyme-like → MQWAFLVSLVMASAFAVVTSSTYDELENEYLLDRLVRDYPRTYLDHYMRRTERHYDDQSYLQRSERNSAEELAKEPGISIKCNDPEATTFFQTLDRIQQEWKNHLSNASFRYSTDVNDANQKAMAKMAVKYEKVNDALTRESRSFNVKKLDPSCAKMLRWQQLSDSPRSEKDRRELTDLGSKLSAGYANAEACDKETGECYKGETDLVAMFADVNTGYDKLRWAWEAWANATKHLKEDYVKFVELMNRGAKENGYSDEGEFWRIGEMDDKDFVKKAFKIWEKVKPMYEQLHAYVRHKLMERYPGKLEPKKPIQAHLLGNLWGQQWQNILPIVIPYPEAPLTDVTDNMKSQGYTVNKMFRTAEAFFRSIGLYNMTDKFWERSMFVEPPDKVAQCHASASDLFDKDRDDYRIKLCAKVSQNDLLTIHHEMGHVEYYMCYRNQPVPFRSGANTGFHEAVGDTIALSVMTPGHLQKIGLATKMGDSKEMAEKRSINFLMRVALEKLAFLPYGLLIDTWRWSVFNGSVGPNEYNHKWWDLRVKIQGHMPPVDRDSSDFDPGSKYHIPDNTPYIRYFVSFLTQFQFHKALCELAGHQGPLHDCDIYKSKAAGKKFKEMLSLGSSKSWEDAMQILTGKKYIDVTAIEKYFEPLIKWLKDENKKNGNYVGWETTNLGVKY, encoded by the exons ATGCAGTGGGCATTCCTGGTCTCTCTGGTGATGGCCTCTGCCTTCGCAGTGGTCACGAGCAGCACCTATGACGAGCTTGAGAATGAATACTTGCTCGACAG ACTTGTGCGCGATTATCCGCGAACCTATTTAGACCACTATATGAGAAGGACGGAAAGACACTACGATGACCAAtcatatttacaaagatcagAAAGAAATTCAGCGGAGGAACTAGCGAAAG AACCAGGTATTTCTATCAAATGCAACGACCCCGAGGCAACGACATTCTTTCAGACACTCGATCGTATTCAGCAGGAATGGAAAAACCACTTGTCCAACGCCAGCTTTAGATACTCCACTGACGTAAATGATGCCAACCAGAAAGCG ATGGCAAAGATGGCGGTGAAATACGAAAAGGTCAACGACGCCCTTACGAGAGAATCAAGATCGTTCAATGTGAAAAAACTGGATCCGTCATGCGCAAAGATGCTGCGATGGCAACAACTCTCTGATTCGCCACGTAGCGAGAAAGACCGcag GGAACTGACCGACCTAGGAAGCAAGTTGTCGGCCGGTTACGCCAATGCTGAGGCATGCGACAAGGAGACAGGCGAGTGCTACAAGGGAGAGACAGACCTTGTGGCCATGTTCGCCGATGTAAACACCGGCTATGATAAGCTGAGGTGGGCCTGGGAAGCCTGGGCTAACGCCACGAAACACCTCAAAGAGGATTATGTCAAGTTTGTCGAGCTGATGAACCGAGGTGCGAAGGAAAATG GTTACAGCGACGAGGGCGAATTTTGGAGAATAGGTGAAATGGACGACAAAGACTTTGTCAAAAAGGCTTTCAAGATCTGGGAGAAAGTGAAACCCATGTATGAGCAGCTTCATGCGTATGTTCGACACAAGCTGATGGAGAGATACCCTGGAAAGCTTGAACCCAAAAAGCCTATTCAAGCACATTTACTTG GAAACCTCTGGGGACAGCAGTGGCAGAACATCTTACCCATAGTTATCCCGTACCCAGAGGCGCCCCTGACGGACGTCACAGACAACATGAAGTCGCAGGGCTACACTGTCAATAAGATGTTCCGCACTGCAGAAGCTTTCTTTCGCTCAATCGGTCTTTACAACATGACGGATAAGTTCTGGGAGAGGTCCATGTTTGTTGAACCCCCAGATAAGGTTGCTCAGTGTCACGCCTCTGCTAGTGACCTCTTTGACAAAGATAGGGACGACTACAG GATAAAGCTCTGCGCGAAAGTCAGCCAAAATGACCTCTTGACCATTCACCACGAGATGGGACATGTTGAGTACTACATGTGCTACAGGAACCAGCCAGTGCCCTTCAGGAGTGGCGCCAACACGGGCTTCCACGAGGCTGTGGGAGACACCATTGCCTTGTCGGTCATGACACCTGGGCATCTCCAGAAGATCGGCTTGGCGACTAAGATGGGTGACAGCAAGGAGATGGCGGAAA AGCGTTCCATCAACTTCTTAATGCGAGTAGCCTTAGAGAAGCTCGCCTTTCTTCCCTACGGTCTTCTCATTGACACTTGGCGATGGTCAGTGTTCAATGGCTCAGTCGGTCCCAACGAGTACAACCACAAATGGTGGGACCTGCGGGTGAAGATCCAGGGACACATGCCGCCAGTGGATAGAGATTCGAGTGATTTTGATCCCGGCTCAAAGTACCACATCCCTGATAATACACCTTACATAAG ATATTTCGTTAGTTTCCTGACTCAGTTCCAGTTCCATAAGGCTCTGTGTGAATTAGCGGGCCACCAGGGGCCGCTACATGACTGTGATATTTACAAATCAAAGGCTGCCGGCAAGAAGTTCAA GGAGATGTTATCTTTAGGTTCGAGCAAGTCCTGGGAAGACGCCATGCAGATTCTGACTGGGAAGAAATATATTGACGTCACAGCTATAGAGAAATACTTTGAGCCACTCATCAAATGGCTGAAggatgaaaataagaaaaatggaAACTATGTTGGTTGGGAAACTACCAATTTAGGAGTGAAATATTAG
- the LOC135493482 gene encoding acid-sensing ion channel 5-like isoform X1, producing the protein MPPIEQQMNRKHKEPLVLWYGKRGELLVIDPCHPDGEVKTEDELDGEEEPQSLEYQFASTTTCHGLARIAESERKPRRLFWVLVVTMAFSLAAWQISLRFVNFFSFPTNTDISRVYEMEKKFPAVTICNYNTFLKSKLTDDDYKLLNSAEELSHFYDISSSSLKEIMYKDLEKKYPGGGDVGQMISQKGWTLQDGSTLISCTFRGKPCDLSSWTHRFTAFGNCYTFNGDSSQKLTQILPGSSNGLTVELDILSDEYSTEVPQATRETGARFLVHPEYEPPYAVWEGLSVSPGTHANAGIKEKYHTNLGGPWGECDPGMKVSYSKQYTRSACVMECKRFYILEECHCKPVYQLGEGANCTLLQMACAKKVTHSINENFNWYCNCPVPCNFHEYDVQLSYSKLAGSRETKHQRKLDESYISKNIVGIGVYYEDLSFDHIQQQASIDAGSFLSDLGGQMGLFVGMSLLTMLEFIEYFMARTYMSFKGFTRGRISKSTEE; encoded by the exons ATGCCCCCTATCGAGCAGCAGATGAACCGGAAGCACAAGGAACCCTTGGTGCTGTGGTATGGGAAGCGAGGAGAGTTGTTGGTCATCGATCCTTGTCACCCAGATGGCGAGGTGAAGACAGAAGACG AGCTAGATGGAGAGGAAGAACCCCAGTCGTTGGAGTACCAGTTCGCGTCCACAACCACATGTCATGGCCTCGCGAGAATTGCCGAGAGTGAGCGTAAGCCCCGGCGCCTGTTTTGGGTGCTGGTGGTCACCATGGCTTTCAGCCTGGCGGCTTGGCAGATCTCGCTGCGGTTTGTGAACTTCTTCAGCTTCCCGACGAATACAGATATATCGAGGGTCTATGAGATGGAGAAGAAGTTCCCTGCCGTTACAATCTGTAATTATAACAC CTTTCTCAAATCTAAACTGACAGACGACGACTACAAACTGCTCAACTCGGCGGAGGAACTGTCTCACTTCTATGACATCTCAAGCAGTAGTTTAAAAG AGATCATGTATAAAGACTTAGAGAAGAAGTATCCTGGTGGCGGTGATGTTGGACAGATGATCAGTCAGAAAGGATGGACGTTACAAGATGGATCCACTCTGATATCGTGTACATTTAGAGGAAAACCATGCGACCTGTCG AGCTGGACTCACAGATTCACTGCTTTCGGTAACTGCTATACATTTAATGGCGATTCTAGTCAAAAACTCACTCAGATCCTGCCGGGTTCTTCCAATGGACTCACAGTGGAACTAGATATACTAAGC GATGAATACTCAACCGAGGTACCTCAAGCCACTCGGGAGACTGGCGCGAGATTTCTTGTCCACCCCGAGTACGAGCCTCCCTATGCAGTATGGGAGGGTCTCTCAGTTAGCCCTGGCACCCATGCCAATGCCGGCATCAAGGAAAAATAT CACACGAACCTTGGGGGACCGTGGGGCGAATGTGACCCTGGTATGAAGGTGTCCTACTCCAAGCAGTATACAAGGTCAGCCTGCGTGATGGAGTGCAAGCGATTCTACATCCTGGAGGAGTGTCACTGTAAGCCCGTCTACCAACTAGGAGAGGGCGCCAACTGCACTCTCCTACAGATGGCGTGTGCGAAGAAGGTTACTC ATTCAATCAACGAAAACTTCAATTGGTATTGCAACTGTCCTGTTCCGTGTAACTTCCATGAGTATGATGTGCAACTCTCTTATTCCAAACTGGCCGGATCAAGAGAAACCAAGCATCAAAGAAAACTAGACGAATCCTATATTTC CAAGAACATCGTGGGTATAGGCGTGTATTATGAGGACCTGAGCTTTGATCATATTCAACAGCAAGCGAGCATTGATGCTGGATCTTTCCTCA GCGACCTCGGGGGTCAAATGGGCCTATTCGTCGGGATGAGTCTGCTGACTATGCTGGAGTTCATCGAGTATTTCATGGCGAGGACCTACATGTCCTTCAAGGGATTCACCAGAGGAAGGATCTCAAAGTCAACCGAGGAATAA